In Thermus islandicus DSM 21543, a genomic segment contains:
- a CDS encoding MFS transporter has translation MRETSPAYRFLLAAFLWSFGGNLVYFFLNFHLEALGFSRQAIGLAQAVVLLSGVAFALPLAYLIPRLGYLKSLYLAFFLGVGSGLLLGLGLWVFPSLVGYGLAGAFLQGASAPLLARLVPEGRRVAFFSLQAALTTASGFFSTLLAGYLSDLLGARWVLLFALPFFFLGLPLVRGLPAGVGEGRPPRFLGRIRVWLRLLLPQVLIGFGAGLVIPFLNLFLKEKFGLTYGATGLVFALSSLATGAAMLLQPLLVQRLGRLGAIVFVQALSLPFLAALAWAPWLPLVTLALLVRGALMNAAGPVYAALVMDYLAEEERPGFFLLESALWSLLFALASALSGAVQGALGLKAFDLLFGVTLALYALGIALWPWAFAKASPPGAAPGGEGKGAL, from the coding sequence GTGCGCGAAACCTCTCCCGCCTACCGCTTTCTCCTCGCAGCCTTCCTCTGGTCCTTCGGGGGAAACCTGGTCTACTTCTTCCTCAACTTCCACCTCGAGGCCCTGGGCTTCTCCCGCCAGGCCATCGGCCTGGCCCAGGCGGTGGTCCTCCTCTCCGGGGTGGCCTTTGCCTTGCCCCTGGCCTACCTCATCCCCCGCCTGGGCTACCTGAAAAGCCTCTACCTGGCCTTTTTCCTTGGCGTGGGGAGCGGGCTTCTTCTGGGCCTAGGGCTTTGGGTCTTTCCCTCCCTGGTGGGCTACGGCCTGGCGGGGGCCTTCCTGCAGGGGGCCTCGGCTCCCCTCCTCGCCCGGCTCGTCCCCGAGGGGAGACGGGTGGCCTTCTTTAGCCTCCAGGCCGCCCTCACCACGGCGAGCGGCTTTTTCTCCACCCTGCTTGCGGGCTACCTCTCGGACCTCCTCGGGGCCCGGTGGGTCCTCCTCTTTGCCCTGCCCTTTTTCTTCCTGGGCCTTCCCCTGGTGCGGGGCCTGCCCGCCGGGGTGGGGGAGGGAAGGCCCCCCCGCTTCCTGGGCCGGATCCGGGTGTGGCTCAGGCTCCTTTTGCCCCAGGTGCTCATCGGCTTCGGGGCGGGACTCGTCATCCCCTTTCTAAACCTCTTCCTCAAGGAGAAGTTCGGCCTTACCTACGGGGCCACAGGGCTCGTCTTCGCCCTATCCTCCCTGGCCACGGGGGCGGCCATGCTCCTCCAGCCCCTCCTGGTCCAAAGGCTCGGGCGGCTTGGGGCCATCGTCTTCGTCCAGGCGCTTTCTCTTCCCTTCCTCGCTGCCCTGGCCTGGGCCCCCTGGCTTCCCCTGGTCACCCTCGCCCTCTTGGTGCGAGGAGCCCTGATGAACGCCGCCGGGCCCGTCTACGCCGCCTTGGTCATGGACTACTTGGCCGAGGAGGAGCGCCCCGGGTTCTTCCTCCTGGAGAGCGCCCTATGGAGCCTCCTCTTCGCCCTGGCGAGCGCCCTTTCTGGGGCGGTGCAGGGGGCCTTGGGCCTTAAGGCCTTTGACCTCCTCTTTGGGGTGACCCTCGCCCTCTACGCCCTGGGCATCGCGCTCTGGCCCTGGGCCTTCGCCAAGGCGAGCCCCCCGGGGGCCGCCCCCGGGGGGGAGGGAAAGGGGGCCCTTTAG
- a CDS encoding ASCH domain-containing protein, with the protein MQRPTLGLIVREPYASLIVDGRKTWEIRKRKARHRGPLGIVTGGWLIGQADLVGVEGPFSVEELLPHFPKHLAEEAFLRAYAGEGPLFAWVLENAFRYEKPLYVPQRPGRVMFVDLSGVRW; encoded by the coding sequence GTGCAAAGGCCAACGCTCGGGCTCATCGTCCGGGAGCCCTACGCCAGCCTCATCGTGGACGGCAGGAAAACGTGGGAGATCAGGAAGCGCAAGGCCCGCCACCGGGGGCCTCTCGGCATCGTCACGGGAGGATGGCTCATCGGACAGGCCGACCTGGTGGGGGTGGAGGGGCCCTTTAGCGTGGAGGAGCTCCTCCCCCACTTCCCCAAGCACCTGGCGGAGGAGGCCTTCTTGCGGGCCTACGCCGGGGAAGGCCCCCTTTTCGCCTGGGTCCTGGAGAACGCCTTCCGCTACGAGAAGCCCCTTTACGTCCCCCAGAGGCCCGGGCGGGTTATGTTCGTGGACCTCTCCGGGGTACGGTGGTGA
- a CDS encoding S8 family peptidase, translating to MTERPPGTMPPPPNPLAALVGLALLGLLLFGLLQTPPSEKPLPAGALFPRRALVGEEVRLGIGALDPGRFRVSVEGVEARVVARRPGEVRFLVPEVPGGPRRVRAEGSPAVEAVLGVLGQVVRDEALLFLPKGASLRLPEGFGVLEARDLGPCGGRLYRVSVGGLPLGLALERLSAQDAAYRADPESLWSLDALDPSQALGAKALWERGFRGRGVAVAVLDTGVGRHPLVEGRLLPGADLVDGDTLPEDAFPGGHGTGVAGLVLAVAPEARVLPVRVCDAKGVCRASRVVQGVCYALERGPRPLVLNLSLGGDTPVEALEAILRQALSEGVPLVAAAGNQGKGGPAHYPAAWDLPGLLAVGALGEGLNAPAPFSTWGGYVDLAAPGEGLPCPAPEGGMASCRGTSFAAPLAAGALALLLEARPGLSPEAYARLLQEAARPLPFPKEAVGAGALDLARLSLN from the coding sequence GTGACCGAAAGGCCTCCCGGGACCATGCCCCCGCCCCCGAACCCTCTGGCCGCGCTGGTGGGGCTTGCGCTCCTGGGCCTTCTCCTCTTCGGCCTCCTCCAAACCCCACCTTCCGAAAAGCCCCTTCCTGCGGGCGCCCTCTTCCCCCGCCGGGCCCTGGTGGGGGAGGAGGTGCGCCTCGGGATCGGCGCCCTGGACCCCGGGCGGTTCCGGGTGAGCGTGGAGGGGGTGGAGGCCCGGGTGGTGGCCCGCAGGCCTGGGGAGGTGCGGTTCCTGGTCCCCGAGGTGCCCGGGGGGCCGAGAAGGGTGCGGGCCGAGGGCAGCCCGGCGGTGGAGGCGGTCCTGGGCGTCTTGGGCCAGGTGGTGCGGGACGAGGCCCTCCTCTTCCTGCCCAAGGGGGCCTCCCTGCGCCTGCCCGAGGGCTTCGGGGTCCTGGAGGCGCGGGACCTCGGCCCTTGCGGGGGAAGGCTCTACCGGGTGAGCGTGGGGGGGCTCCCCCTGGGCTTGGCCCTGGAGCGCCTTTCCGCCCAAGACGCCGCGTACCGGGCTGACCCGGAAAGCCTCTGGTCCTTGGACGCCCTAGACCCGTCCCAAGCCCTTGGGGCCAAGGCCCTCTGGGAGCGGGGCTTCCGGGGGCGGGGTGTGGCGGTGGCCGTCCTGGACACCGGCGTGGGGAGGCATCCCCTGGTGGAGGGCAGGCTCCTCCCGGGGGCCGACCTGGTGGACGGGGATACCCTCCCTGAGGATGCCTTTCCCGGAGGCCACGGCACCGGGGTGGCGGGCCTGGTCCTGGCCGTGGCCCCGGAGGCGCGGGTCCTGCCCGTGCGGGTCTGCGACGCTAAGGGGGTCTGCCGGGCGAGCCGGGTGGTGCAGGGGGTCTGCTACGCCCTGGAGCGGGGTCCAAGGCCCCTGGTCCTCAACCTGAGCCTCGGGGGCGATACCCCGGTGGAGGCCCTGGAGGCCATCCTGCGCCAAGCCCTCTCTGAGGGGGTTCCCTTGGTGGCGGCCGCAGGGAACCAGGGGAAGGGAGGGCCCGCCCACTATCCCGCGGCCTGGGACCTCCCGGGCCTCCTCGCGGTGGGGGCTCTGGGGGAGGGCCTTAACGCCCCGGCCCCCTTCAGCACCTGGGGGGGGTATGTGGACCTAGCCGCCCCCGGGGAGGGGCTCCCCTGCCCCGCACCCGAGGGCGGGATGGCCTCCTGCCGTGGCACCTCCTTCGCCGCCCCTCTGGCGGCGGGGGCCTTGGCCCTCCTCCTCGAGGCCCGGCCCGGTCTTTCCCCCGAGGCCTACGCCCGCCTCCTCCAGGAGGCGGCCAGGCCCCTCCCCTTCCCCAAGGAGGCGGTGGGCGCGGGGGCCTTGGACCTGGCCCGCCTTTCCCTAAACTGA
- a CDS encoding GNAT family N-acetyltransferase — MPRVLGRRVYWRWYGEVLLTGGVLLRMSGDAAKWLRPGEKVRLRTELKKPVLGFEEYALEGAFPLWPPFAKTLEHVRESPLGGEAYRYRLRAREAMYESDFEAIAELEQFHYASEKEVVALWVCTQCHKTLPANAKPLCDCGGEARLKEIRGSTPASRFLVLELSERLPFEPRILGYLRLDPPIPRMHRRTLEGVERDIRERIFPRDWFHPTYEGGADWEKALDRVNTAAARIARVVVHPDYRSEGFGALLVRVALEWARERGAPEGRREKHLVYTIAQMARYHPFFERVGFRYLFDTASGRPVLFYPLTEEAEAYLERFLQEDPYARAHGGRLYRESYGRVEGLKGPIRLQGVHKAYRSLLDLKGLSPEVAEVLAAFGVRARRLERAVLKGVDLEIPPGSLVVLAGASGAGKTTLLRLLLGEAPDLGEVRLPGGRVAAHIPGEVEVALGEEPLLERLFREMGEVRAAIEVLNRVGLSDAVLYRARPKELSTGQRERFRLALLLAQRPDLLLLDEFAAHLDVPTARRVALGLGKLCREAGITLVAATHRPEVVAALDPDLLVYVGYGGLTTVPRRGPRT; from the coding sequence ATGCCCCGGGTCCTGGGCCGCAGGGTCTACTGGCGTTGGTACGGGGAGGTCCTCCTCACGGGGGGTGTCCTCCTCAGGATGTCGGGGGACGCCGCCAAGTGGCTTAGGCCGGGGGAGAAGGTGAGGCTCCGCACCGAGCTCAAGAAGCCCGTCCTCGGCTTTGAGGAGTACGCCCTCGAGGGCGCCTTTCCCCTCTGGCCCCCCTTCGCCAAAACCCTGGAGCACGTTCGGGAAAGCCCCCTGGGGGGCGAGGCCTACCGCTACCGCCTTAGGGCGCGGGAAGCCATGTACGAGAGCGACTTTGAGGCCATCGCCGAGCTGGAGCAGTTCCACTACGCTTCGGAGAAGGAGGTGGTGGCCCTCTGGGTCTGCACCCAGTGCCACAAGACCCTCCCCGCCAACGCCAAGCCCCTCTGCGACTGCGGCGGGGAGGCGCGGCTCAAGGAGATCCGGGGCTCCACGCCGGCAAGCCGTTTTCTGGTGCTGGAGCTTTCGGAGAGGCTTCCCTTTGAGCCCAGGATCCTCGGCTACCTGCGCTTAGACCCCCCCATTCCCCGCATGCACCGGAGGACCCTCGAGGGCGTGGAGCGGGACATCCGGGAGAGGATCTTCCCCCGGGACTGGTTCCACCCCACCTACGAGGGCGGGGCCGACTGGGAGAAGGCCCTGGACCGGGTGAACACGGCCGCCGCCCGCATCGCCCGGGTGGTGGTCCACCCCGACTACCGCTCCGAGGGCTTCGGGGCGCTTCTCGTGCGGGTGGCCCTGGAGTGGGCGAGGGAGCGGGGGGCGCCCGAGGGGAGGCGGGAGAAGCACCTGGTCTACACCATCGCCCAGATGGCCCGCTACCATCCCTTCTTTGAGAGGGTGGGGTTCCGTTACCTCTTTGACACGGCCTCGGGAAGGCCCGTCCTCTTCTACCCCCTCACCGAGGAGGCCGAGGCGTACCTGGAGCGCTTCCTTCAGGAGGACCCCTACGCCCGGGCCCACGGGGGGAGGCTCTACCGGGAAAGCTACGGGAGGGTGGAAGGCCTTAAGGGGCCCATCCGGCTTCAGGGCGTGCACAAGGCCTACCGGAGCCTTCTGGACCTGAAAGGCCTCTCCCCGGAAGTGGCCGAGGTGCTCGCCGCCTTTGGGGTGAGGGCGAGGCGGCTGGAGCGGGCGGTCCTCAAGGGCGTGGACCTGGAGATCCCCCCGGGAAGCCTCGTGGTCCTGGCCGGGGCGAGCGGGGCGGGGAAGACCACCCTGCTGCGCCTCCTCCTGGGGGAGGCGCCCGACCTTGGCGAGGTGCGCCTCCCTGGGGGGCGGGTGGCCGCCCACATCCCGGGGGAGGTGGAGGTGGCCCTGGGGGAGGAGCCCCTTTTGGAGAGGCTTTTCCGGGAGATGGGGGAGGTGCGGGCGGCCATAGAGGTGCTGAACCGGGTGGGCCTCTCCGACGCCGTGCTCTACCGGGCAAGGCCCAAGGAGCTCTCCACCGGGCAAAGGGAGCGCTTCCGCCTCGCCCTCCTCCTCGCCCAGCGCCCCGACCTCCTCCTCCTTGACGAGTTCGCCGCCCACCTGGACGTGCCCACGGCCAGGCGGGTGGCCCTGGGGCTGGGGAAGCTCTGCCGGGAGGCGGGGATCACCCTGGTGGCCGCCACCCACCGGCCCGAGGTGGTGGCCGCCCTGGACCCGGACCTTCTCGTCTACGTGGGCTACGGGGGGCTCACCACCGTACCCCGGAGAGGTCCACGAACATAA
- a CDS encoding tetratricopeptide repeat protein, protein MFLRTLGGPELVGAGFAREKPLLLLAYLAVEGRRPRRHLAELFWPRARDPLNSLAVALAQLRPLGVVAEEGGYVEARVELDLPLLHRALREGAYEEALGLYTGVFLEKIYLQLPEELEEWVWRKREEVARRVARGLKRAALGLAALGFLEEAEGLLERARGLPGLPAPLRTPALPKVLLPEGVRKAFFRLLLSGECPDAEALALFRASGLVDAKGRPLLRPPLGLEAQGVALELAREKPLPEAAFFYRIARPLLGGADLKRAVEAVLSEARPLLYQNPRRAWEILQEAPEAPEVRLLKARALERLGRFREALALLEELPEEGEAGVLKGVILFRLGRKAEAWHLLGRAGEASGEALNLRGHLLLGEGRFLEAAEAFARAAVRFLALGEEERHAGALGNRALALAEGGSPPEEVEEAFRQALEAAQGPLARARILLNLGVYRERLGAMEEAERLYREAMDLAEEGGSLEVLGRAWNNLGALYHRKGEREKAESAYRKALFLAREAGEVLLTAAILANLAELRGERAFLEEAIALLREAGHEALAARYEKRFSAPPASG, encoded by the coding sequence ATGTTCCTCCGCACCCTGGGGGGCCCTGAGCTTGTGGGGGCGGGCTTCGCCCGCGAGAAGCCCCTCCTCCTCCTCGCCTACCTGGCGGTGGAGGGGAGGAGGCCGAGGCGCCACCTGGCGGAGCTCTTCTGGCCCCGGGCCCGGGACCCCTTGAACAGCCTCGCCGTGGCCCTGGCCCAGCTGAGGCCTTTGGGCGTGGTGGCGGAGGAGGGAGGGTACGTGGAGGCGCGGGTGGAGCTGGACCTCCCCCTCCTCCACCGGGCCCTAAGGGAAGGGGCCTACGAGGAGGCCCTGGGCCTTTATACCGGGGTTTTTCTGGAGAAGATCTACCTCCAGTTGCCGGAGGAGCTGGAGGAGTGGGTCTGGCGCAAGCGGGAGGAGGTGGCGAGGAGGGTGGCCCGGGGTCTCAAGCGGGCGGCCCTGGGCCTGGCCGCCCTGGGTTTTCTGGAGGAGGCCGAGGGGCTTTTGGAGCGGGCGAGGGGGCTTCCCGGTCTGCCCGCTCCCTTGCGGACCCCCGCCCTGCCCAAGGTCCTCCTGCCGGAAGGGGTGCGTAAGGCCTTTTTCCGCCTCCTCCTCTCCGGGGAGTGCCCGGACGCCGAAGCCCTGGCCCTCTTCCGGGCTTCCGGCCTGGTGGACGCCAAGGGCAGGCCCCTCCTCCGCCCCCCCCTGGGCCTCGAGGCCCAGGGGGTAGCCCTAGAGCTGGCCCGGGAGAAACCCCTACCCGAGGCGGCCTTCTTTTACCGCATAGCCCGTCCCCTCTTGGGGGGAGCCGACCTCAAACGGGCGGTGGAGGCGGTCTTGAGCGAGGCCCGACCCCTCCTTTACCAGAACCCCAGGAGGGCGTGGGAGATCCTGCAGGAGGCCCCGGAGGCCCCTGAGGTCCGCCTCCTCAAGGCCCGGGCCCTGGAGCGCCTAGGCCGCTTCCGGGAGGCCTTGGCCCTCCTGGAAGAGCTTCCTGAGGAAGGAGAAGCGGGGGTGCTGAAGGGCGTGATCCTCTTTCGCTTAGGGCGGAAGGCCGAGGCTTGGCACCTTTTGGGGCGGGCGGGGGAGGCCTCGGGGGAGGCGTTGAACCTGCGGGGCCACCTCCTCCTGGGAGAGGGGCGCTTTCTGGAGGCGGCGGAGGCCTTCGCCCGGGCGGCGGTGCGCTTTTTGGCCCTGGGAGAGGAGGAGCGGCACGCGGGGGCGTTGGGGAACCGTGCCCTCGCCCTGGCGGAAGGCGGCTCACCTCCCGAAGAGGTGGAGGAGGCCTTCCGGCAGGCCCTGGAGGCCGCCCAAGGCCCCCTGGCCCGGGCCCGGATCCTCCTCAACCTGGGGGTTTACCGGGAGCGCCTCGGGGCGATGGAGGAGGCCGAGCGGCTTTACCGGGAGGCCATGGACCTGGCCGAGGAGGGGGGAAGCCTCGAGGTCCTGGGCCGGGCCTGGAACAACCTGGGAGCCCTGTACCACCGGAAGGGCGAGCGGGAGAAGGCCGAGTCCGCCTACCGCAAGGCCCTGTTCCTGGCCCGGGAGGCGGGGGAGGTCCTCCTCACCGCCGCCATCCTGGCCAACCTGGCCGAGCTCCGGGGGGAGCGGGCCTTCCTGGAGGAGGCCATCGCCCTCCTAAGGGAGGCCGGGCACGAGGCCCTGGCTGCCCGCTACGAGAAACGCTTTTCCGCGCCCCCTGCCTCAGGCTAA
- a CDS encoding molybdopterin molybdotransferase MoeA, translated as MRQDLSVEEALELVLREARGELSVEELPLREAYGRVLAEDLASLVDHPDQEDSAIDGYACREEDARAASPENPVRLRFIGEAPAGRAFRGEVGRGEAVAVYTGAPIPKGADAVVRVEDTRREGDFVLLFAPASPQDLRPKGGDLRRGEVYLRRGDLLTPGRLGLAAAMGYPRLRVFRRPRVGILTTGDEVVEPGEPLPFGGVYNANAYSLMGLVLEAGGEPVLLGKVPDRPEEVLKRLEGAGPLDLLLTSGGVSMGAYDVVRKVLEEAGEVIFWRVRQQPGGPLLFARLQGLPVLGLPGNPVSTMVTFFLYGRSFLFRLLQRTEPPYRPLKARALTPFKGARGKKAFRRGVLLLPEGTVRTTGDQGSFVLRSMALANALVVLPPDRDAREGEEVEVLPLTFVP; from the coding sequence ATGAGGCAAGACCTTTCCGTGGAGGAGGCCCTAGAGCTTGTGCTTCGGGAGGCCCGGGGGGAGCTTTCGGTGGAGGAGCTTCCCCTAAGGGAGGCCTACGGGCGGGTGCTGGCCGAGGACCTCGCCTCCTTGGTGGACCATCCGGACCAGGAGGACTCCGCCATAGACGGCTACGCCTGCCGGGAGGAGGATGCCCGGGCTGCCTCGCCGGAGAACCCGGTGCGCCTCAGGTTCATCGGCGAAGCCCCGGCGGGCAGGGCCTTCCGCGGGGAGGTGGGGAGGGGGGAGGCGGTGGCGGTCTACACCGGGGCCCCCATCCCCAAGGGGGCGGACGCGGTGGTGCGGGTGGAGGACACCCGGCGCGAGGGCGACTTCGTCCTCCTCTTCGCCCCCGCCTCCCCCCAGGACCTCCGCCCCAAGGGGGGCGACCTCAGGCGGGGGGAGGTCTACCTAAGGCGGGGGGACCTCCTCACCCCAGGGAGGCTCGGCCTGGCGGCGGCCATGGGCTACCCCCGCCTCAGGGTCTTCCGGAGGCCCCGGGTGGGGATCCTCACCACGGGGGACGAGGTGGTGGAGCCGGGGGAGCCCCTGCCCTTTGGCGGGGTCTATAACGCCAACGCCTATAGCCTCATGGGGCTCGTCCTCGAGGCGGGGGGGGAGCCCGTCCTTCTCGGCAAGGTGCCGGACCGGCCTGAGGAGGTGCTGAAGAGGCTGGAGGGGGCAGGGCCTTTGGACCTCCTCCTCACCTCCGGAGGGGTTTCCATGGGGGCGTACGACGTGGTGCGAAAGGTGCTGGAGGAAGCGGGCGAAGTGATCTTCTGGAGGGTGAGGCAGCAGCCCGGGGGGCCCCTCCTTTTCGCCAGGCTTCAAGGGCTTCCCGTCCTCGGCCTTCCGGGAAACCCGGTTTCCACCATGGTCACCTTCTTCCTCTACGGGAGGTCCTTCCTCTTCAGGCTCCTCCAGCGCACCGAGCCTCCCTACAGGCCCCTCAAGGCCCGGGCCCTCACCCCCTTTAAGGGGGCCAGGGGGAAGAAGGCTTTTCGCCGAGGGGTGCTCCTCCTGCCGGAGGGGACGGTGCGCACCACGGGGGACCAGGGCAGCTTCGTCCTCCGCTCCATGGCCTTGGCCAACGCCCTGGTGGTCCTTCCCCCAGACCGGGACGCCAGGGAGGGGGAGGAGGTGGAGGTCCTGCCCTTGACTTTCGTGCCCTAG
- the nth gene encoding endonuclease III — protein MEGVACPEEGKREKRARAQRILEALEKAYPEARTELRHENPFQLLVATVLSAQATDKSVNEATPALFARFPDAKALAAATPEEVEPYIRRIGLYRTKAKNLVALARRLVEEYGGEVPRDKEALMRLPGVGWKTATVVLGAAFGVPGIAVDTHVARLARRLCLSEAKAPERIGKDLEALFPKERWVYVHHALVLHGRYVCLAKRPRCGACALAPHCPSRQG, from the coding sequence TTGGAGGGCGTGGCGTGCCCGGAGGAGGGCAAAAGGGAGAAAAGGGCCCGGGCCCAAAGGATCTTAGAGGCCCTGGAAAAGGCCTACCCGGAGGCCCGCACCGAGCTTAGGCACGAGAACCCCTTCCAGCTCCTCGTGGCCACGGTCCTCTCGGCCCAGGCCACCGATAAAAGCGTGAACGAGGCCACCCCGGCCCTCTTTGCCCGCTTTCCCGACGCCAAGGCCCTGGCGGCGGCCACCCCGGAGGAGGTAGAGCCCTACATAAGGCGCATCGGCCTCTACCGCACCAAGGCGAAGAACCTGGTGGCCCTGGCGAGGAGGCTCGTGGAGGAATACGGGGGAGAGGTGCCCAGGGACAAGGAGGCCCTGATGCGCCTTCCCGGGGTAGGGTGGAAGACGGCCACCGTGGTGCTGGGGGCGGCCTTTGGGGTGCCGGGGATTGCCGTGGACACCCACGTGGCCCGCCTCGCACGGAGGCTTTGCCTCTCGGAGGCCAAGGCTCCGGAGAGGATCGGGAAGGACCTCGAGGCCCTCTTCCCCAAGGAGCGGTGGGTCTATGTGCACCACGCCCTAGTCCTCCACGGGCGGTACGTCTGCCTGGCGAAAAGGCCCCGCTGCGGCGCCTGCGCCCTTGCGCCCCACTGCCCGAGCCGCCAGGGCTAA
- a CDS encoding DEAD/DEAH box helicase, which translates to MEFKDFPLKEEIQRALIQRGITAPTPIQAAALPLALEGKDLIGQARTGTGKTLAFALPIAERLAPSKERGRRPRALVLTPTRELALQVASELAALAAHLKVVPVYGGTGYGRQREELARGADVVVATPGRALDYLRQGVLDLSGVEIAVLDEADEMLSMGFEEEVEALLSATPPSRQTLLFSATLPSWAKRLAERYMRSPVVINVVREEGITYQEEAILAPSDRLGLLSDLLYVKAPKRAIVFTRTKAETEEVATGLLRLGHAARAIHGDLSQADRERVMRAFREGEVRVLVATDVAARGLDIPEVDLVVHYRFPDKPETYQHRSGRTGRAGRGGEVILLYGPRERRELAELERALGRTLKRVNPPTPEEVLEARWQHLLARLARVPEKDYRLYQDFAARLFAEGRVEVVAALMALLLGGAPKEKSLLTGEEGWRTYKATGARLSLPRLVALLKEQGLEVGKVAEAEGGFYVDLRLEARPEVAGLRLEPARRVEGLLETPPRFRRPARV; encoded by the coding sequence ATGGAGTTCAAAGATTTTCCCCTGAAGGAAGAGATCCAGCGGGCCCTAATCCAACGCGGCATCACCGCCCCCACCCCCATCCAGGCGGCGGCTTTGCCCTTGGCGCTAGAGGGCAAGGACCTCATCGGCCAGGCCCGCACCGGCACCGGCAAAACCCTGGCCTTCGCCCTCCCCATCGCCGAGAGGCTCGCGCCCAGCAAGGAGCGGGGCCGGAGGCCTAGGGCCCTCGTCCTCACCCCCACGAGGGAGCTTGCCCTCCAGGTGGCCTCGGAGCTGGCCGCCCTTGCCGCCCACCTCAAGGTGGTCCCCGTCTACGGGGGCACGGGCTACGGCAGGCAGCGGGAGGAGCTGGCCAGGGGCGCCGACGTGGTGGTGGCCACCCCGGGGCGGGCCCTGGACTACCTGCGCCAGGGCGTTTTAGACCTCTCGGGAGTGGAGATCGCCGTTTTGGACGAAGCGGACGAGATGCTCTCCATGGGGTTTGAGGAGGAGGTGGAGGCCCTCCTCTCCGCCACGCCTCCCTCGCGCCAGACCCTGCTCTTCTCCGCTACCCTGCCCTCCTGGGCCAAAAGGCTTGCCGAGCGCTACATGCGAAGCCCGGTGGTCATCAACGTGGTGCGGGAGGAGGGGATCACCTACCAGGAGGAGGCCATCCTGGCCCCTTCCGACCGGCTTGGCCTCCTTTCCGACCTCCTTTACGTCAAGGCCCCCAAGCGGGCCATCGTCTTCACCCGGACCAAGGCCGAGACCGAGGAGGTGGCCACGGGCCTTCTCCGCCTGGGCCACGCCGCCCGGGCCATCCACGGCGACCTCTCCCAGGCGGACCGGGAGCGGGTGATGCGGGCCTTCCGCGAGGGGGAGGTCAGGGTGCTGGTGGCCACGGACGTGGCCGCCCGGGGCCTGGACATCCCCGAGGTGGACCTGGTGGTGCACTACCGCTTTCCCGACAAACCCGAGACCTACCAGCACCGCTCCGGGCGCACGGGCCGCGCGGGCCGGGGGGGAGAGGTGATCCTCCTTTACGGGCCCAGGGAAAGGCGGGAGCTCGCCGAGCTGGAGCGGGCCCTGGGGCGCACCTTGAAGCGGGTGAACCCCCCTACCCCCGAGGAGGTCCTCGAGGCGAGGTGGCAGCACCTCCTGGCCCGCCTCGCCCGGGTGCCGGAGAAGGACTACCGCCTCTACCAGGACTTCGCCGCCCGCCTCTTCGCCGAGGGCCGGGTGGAGGTGGTGGCCGCCCTCATGGCCCTCCTCCTGGGGGGCGCCCCCAAGGAGAAGAGCCTTCTCACCGGGGAGGAGGGCTGGCGCACCTACAAGGCCACGGGGGCAAGGCTTTCCCTCCCCCGGCTGGTGGCCCTTTTGAAGGAGCAGGGCCTCGAGGTGGGCAAGGTGGCCGAGGCCGAGGGGGGCTTTTACGTGGACCTCCGCCTCGAGGCCCGGCCGGAGGTGGCCGGTCTCCGGCTGGAGCCCGCCAGGAGGGTGGAGGGCCTTTTGGAGACGCCTCCCCGCTTTCGGCGCCCGGCCAGGGTGTAG